A portion of the Acidisarcina polymorpha genome contains these proteins:
- a CDS encoding cellulose synthase subunit BcsC-related outer membrane protein has protein sequence MSEGLNADGVAAVQRASDQLATLESRYSPYTGGSGYLDSHTGTRGFDRLQRFEADLESSSVFGDSVRFTVATHPVLLESGIPDASSNYHFGSTSRSAGTPARLTTATTGNPLPTVDQFAAGYGGELQIASRLVQGSVGYSPYNFPVAHALGSLAAQLGSLPVSLRAYREPVMDTLLSYAGIKDLNSGVIWGGVVATGGSLRLASGTGLSGFYASIDGQELTGRNVSSNTKIDGGAGAYFQVFRDQNGALKVGVNLTAMHYDHNERYFTFGQGGYFSPASFLLMNAPITWEGATSNNVSYLLNGSLGIQSFQDSAAQAGSLIAGTGVQSVTGASYDFHARVAYHLNQHWIVEGFVDANNARDYNNAAGGFGVRYVMRPLPLNGGPTGLADERVVRTLEIP, from the coding sequence TTGAGTGAAGGATTAAATGCAGACGGCGTCGCGGCCGTACAGCGAGCTTCCGATCAACTCGCTACTCTCGAGAGCCGTTACAGCCCTTATACCGGAGGGAGCGGGTATCTCGATAGCCATACCGGAACGCGAGGCTTCGATCGACTTCAGCGCTTCGAGGCTGACCTTGAGAGCAGTTCCGTCTTCGGCGATTCGGTTCGCTTCACGGTGGCCACTCACCCGGTGTTGCTTGAATCTGGCATCCCGGATGCCAGCTCGAATTATCATTTCGGCTCGACTTCGCGCAGTGCCGGCACTCCTGCTCGGCTCACTACCGCGACGACCGGCAACCCTCTGCCGACGGTCGATCAATTCGCCGCCGGCTATGGCGGAGAGTTGCAGATCGCCTCCAGGCTTGTTCAAGGCAGCGTCGGCTACTCGCCTTACAATTTTCCGGTTGCCCACGCCTTGGGCAGCCTCGCGGCGCAACTGGGAAGCCTGCCCGTCTCCTTGCGTGCCTACCGTGAGCCGGTTATGGACACGCTGCTCTCGTATGCAGGGATCAAGGACCTAAATTCCGGCGTGATCTGGGGTGGTGTCGTGGCCACCGGGGGATCGCTCAGGCTTGCCAGTGGAACGGGATTGTCCGGGTTCTATGCCTCGATCGATGGCCAGGAGTTGACCGGGCGGAATGTGAGCAGCAATACCAAGATCGACGGCGGCGCCGGTGCTTACTTTCAGGTCTTCAGAGACCAGAACGGGGCGCTGAAAGTCGGCGTCAATCTCACCGCAATGCACTACGACCACAACGAGCGATATTTCACCTTTGGCCAGGGCGGCTACTTCAGTCCGGCTTCTTTTCTGCTGATGAATGCACCCATCACCTGGGAAGGCGCCACTAGCAATAACGTTTCGTACCTGCTCAATGGAAGCCTTGGTATCCAGAGCTTCCAGGACAGTGCGGCACAGGCCGGATCTCTCATCGCCGGCACGGGCGTGCAATCGGTCACCGGCGCCAGCTATGACTTCCATGCTCGAGTCGCATACCACCTCAATCAACACTGGATTGTGGAAGGTTTTGTCGATGCGAATAATGCGCGCGACTATAACAACGCTGCTGGAGGATTTGGGGTCCGCTATGTGATGCGTCCGCTGCCGCTGAATGGTGGTCCGACAGGCTTGGCCGACGAACGAGTCGTTCGCACGTTAGAAATTCCTTAA
- a CDS encoding multicopper oxidase family protein → MFSRRDFLKLSGVAAAASGLPLCAHPLSAADYTLDIAPYSLQISAKHSVKTTAYNQQVPGPLLRFKEGQPVTIEVTNQTGSEEVVHWHGLFLPPDVDGAMEEGTNPIPAGANARYTFTPRPAGFRWYHTHVFAGNDLKKGQYTGQHGFLLIEPRENPARYDREFFLALHDWDGQMLSSGDGSMNPAYNFSTINGKMLGFSEPLRAKQGERVLLHILNSSPTDAHWLALPGHEFQVIALDGNPVPKTQTVSMLRLAPAERVCALVEMKNPGIWVLGEVRKHIQSAGMGIVVEYSGSSGKPIWQQPHSLDWNYGQFSAPVSSSATGEQLIEVPLIFESKFAGHGAPDHWMINGKPFPNTDTLTLHQGQRYRLQFINRSNDDHPVHLHRHSFEVRSLPGNGPGSDAKVRGIIKDVILVDAQSRVDVEFTANNPGMTLFHCHQQNHMDLGFMMLFRYA, encoded by the coding sequence GTGTTCTCCCGGCGGGATTTTCTGAAACTGAGCGGCGTGGCCGCCGCTGCATCCGGGCTGCCGCTTTGCGCTCACCCTCTCAGTGCGGCAGACTACACCCTGGATATTGCTCCATATTCTCTGCAAATCTCCGCTAAACACTCCGTCAAGACCACCGCCTACAATCAACAAGTTCCGGGACCCCTGTTGCGCTTCAAGGAAGGGCAGCCAGTCACCATTGAGGTAACCAATCAAACTGGATCGGAAGAAGTAGTTCACTGGCATGGGCTCTTTCTGCCGCCGGATGTCGACGGTGCGATGGAAGAAGGCACCAATCCCATTCCGGCGGGTGCAAACGCGCGCTACACCTTCACTCCGCGTCCGGCTGGTTTCCGCTGGTATCACACCCACGTCTTTGCCGGAAATGACCTCAAGAAGGGCCAATATACTGGACAGCATGGATTCTTGTTGATCGAGCCGCGTGAGAATCCCGCCCGCTATGACCGGGAGTTCTTTCTCGCGCTCCATGACTGGGACGGCCAGATGTTGAGTAGCGGCGACGGGTCGATGAACCCGGCGTATAACTTTTCGACCATTAACGGAAAAATGCTCGGCTTCAGCGAGCCGCTTCGGGCGAAGCAGGGCGAGCGCGTCCTCCTGCATATCCTGAACTCCAGCCCTACCGATGCGCATTGGCTCGCGCTTCCCGGGCACGAATTTCAGGTGATTGCACTCGATGGCAATCCAGTGCCAAAAACCCAGACCGTTTCGATGTTGCGTTTAGCTCCCGCCGAACGGGTCTGTGCCCTTGTCGAAATGAAGAACCCAGGCATATGGGTGCTCGGCGAGGTAAGAAAGCACATTCAGTCGGCGGGTATGGGGATTGTGGTGGAATATTCGGGAAGCAGCGGCAAACCAATCTGGCAGCAACCGCATTCGCTCGATTGGAACTATGGACAGTTTTCGGCACCGGTCTCATCATCGGCAACCGGGGAACAGCTAATCGAAGTCCCGCTCATCTTCGAGTCTAAATTTGCAGGCCATGGCGCCCCCGACCATTGGATGATCAACGGAAAGCCCTTCCCGAACACAGATACCTTGACACTCCATCAAGGACAGCGCTACCGGCTCCAGTTCATCAATCGGAGCAACGATGACCACCCCGTCCACTTACACCGCCACAGCTTCGAGGTTCGGAGCCTGCCTGGCAATGGCCCGGGCAGCGACGCAAAGGTAAGAGGCATCATCAAAGATGTGATCTTAGTGGATGCTCAAAGCCGGGTGGATGTTGAGTTCACTGCGAACAATCCCGGCATGACGCTCTTTCACTGCCATCAACAAAATCACATGGACCTTGGCTTCATGATGCTATTTCGTTATGCATAA
- the hemE gene encoding uroporphyrinogen decarboxylase, whose protein sequence is MQDLSPLTSGARFVRACLRRPVDRPPVWFLRQAGRYMPEYQAVRQHHTLLEICKQPKLAAEVTITAAEKLDVDAAIIFADLLLPFECMGLPFEFQAGEGPVVHHPVRTVADIQRLRTDRAAELSYVAEAIERVVAHFKDRLGIIGFCGAPFTLASYMIEGGGSRNYIHTKTLMYRQPAAWRMLLDKLISVLREYAAQQVAAGADVIQIFDSWAGALSVADYRDFVLPATKILVREVQALGVPVIYFGVDTASLLPAMRETGVDVLGLDWRIPLDEGWRTLDYACAVQGNLDPITLFAEPELLRKRVHEILTQAGGRPGHIFNLGHGIVPGTPVENVQAVVRYVREYGRQAAFSPQILGGARG, encoded by the coding sequence ATGCAGGACCTATCCCCATTGACCTCGGGAGCGCGCTTTGTCCGCGCCTGCCTGCGACGCCCGGTCGACCGGCCGCCGGTCTGGTTTCTGCGCCAGGCGGGCCGCTATATGCCGGAATATCAGGCAGTACGCCAACACCATACCCTGCTTGAGATTTGCAAGCAGCCGAAACTCGCAGCCGAGGTGACCATCACCGCTGCCGAGAAGCTCGATGTGGACGCAGCCATTATCTTCGCCGACCTGCTGCTGCCTTTCGAATGCATGGGGCTTCCCTTCGAATTTCAGGCTGGAGAAGGCCCGGTTGTGCATCATCCTGTCAGGACAGTGGCCGATATTCAGCGTCTTCGTACCGACCGCGCCGCGGAACTCAGCTATGTCGCTGAGGCCATCGAACGGGTTGTCGCCCACTTCAAGGATCGGCTTGGAATCATTGGATTTTGCGGCGCGCCCTTCACTCTTGCCAGTTACATGATCGAGGGCGGCGGCTCACGGAACTATATCCATACCAAGACCCTGATGTACCGCCAACCAGCGGCGTGGCGGATGCTGCTCGACAAACTGATTTCGGTGCTGCGCGAATATGCTGCCCAGCAGGTCGCCGCCGGCGCGGACGTCATTCAGATCTTCGACAGCTGGGCCGGCGCGCTCAGTGTTGCCGATTATCGCGACTTCGTTCTTCCCGCAACCAAGATCCTCGTGCGGGAGGTCCAGGCGCTTGGCGTCCCGGTGATCTATTTCGGAGTCGATACCGCGAGCCTGCTTCCCGCCATGCGCGAGACCGGAGTAGACGTGCTTGGTCTGGATTGGCGTATTCCGCTCGATGAGGGGTGGCGGACGCTGGATTATGCATGCGCGGTCCAGGGCAATCTTGACCCGATCACTCTCTTCGCCGAGCCGGAGCTTCTTCGGAAGCGCGTTCATGAGATCCTCACCCAAGCTGGGGGGCGGCCCGGCCACATCTTCAATCTGGGTCACGGCATTGTTCCCGGAACTCCGGTCGAAAATGTGCAGGCGGTGGTGAGATACGTCCGCGAATACGGACGTCAGGCGGCTTTCTCTCCCCAGATCCTGGGAGGAGCCCGTGGCTGA
- a CDS encoding ferrochelatase codes for MAEGAARTATGKTAILLLAHGTPETLDDIPAYLRNVVSGRPMPDHVVAEIRHRYSLIGKSPLTELTMLQGQLLSEKLGLPVYVGMRNWKPYIADVVRQMRTDGVTAAAVICLAPQNSRTSVGLYRRAVFAEAGGALDLDFVEGWADHPQLVKAFAERLVPLRQQLAQETGATVPVLFTAHSVPCRTIQTPQAPTSPTAPAERDKILWPPNNAGLPDPYPVDAKTTARLVAEQAGMDESQWFFAFQSQGQSGGPWIGPTVEDTLTSLSSQGCKAIILQTIGFLCDHVEILYDIDISFRQFAAGLGMRLERTESLNGSPILTEALADLSAQSLGRLALRLADPQAQPVPAGS; via the coding sequence GTGGCTGAAGGCGCCGCTCGAACCGCCACTGGGAAAACGGCAATTCTACTTCTCGCCCACGGCACTCCCGAAACCCTAGATGACATACCCGCTTACCTTCGGAATGTCGTCAGTGGCCGACCCATGCCGGATCATGTCGTTGCGGAGATTCGCCATCGCTATTCGCTGATTGGCAAAAGTCCGTTGACGGAACTGACCATGCTGCAGGGGCAGCTCCTATCGGAAAAGCTGGGTCTGCCGGTGTATGTCGGCATGCGCAACTGGAAGCCCTACATCGCCGATGTGGTTCGCCAGATGCGAACCGATGGGGTCACCGCGGCAGCTGTCATCTGCCTTGCTCCACAGAATTCCAGAACCAGCGTTGGACTTTACCGGCGGGCCGTCTTCGCAGAGGCTGGCGGAGCGCTGGATCTGGATTTCGTGGAAGGCTGGGCAGACCATCCACAGCTGGTGAAGGCATTCGCTGAGAGGCTGGTACCGCTTCGTCAACAGCTTGCCCAAGAGACAGGCGCCACGGTTCCGGTCCTGTTTACCGCTCACAGCGTGCCCTGCCGGACCATTCAAACGCCTCAGGCTCCCACATCGCCAACCGCTCCTGCGGAAAGAGATAAGATTCTTTGGCCCCCCAACAATGCCGGGTTACCCGATCCCTATCCGGTCGACGCCAAGACTACTGCCCGCCTTGTCGCCGAGCAGGCGGGCATGGACGAGTCACAGTGGTTTTTTGCCTTCCAGAGCCAGGGCCAATCCGGAGGTCCGTGGATCGGCCCCACCGTCGAGGACACTCTGACGTCGCTGAGCTCTCAGGGCTGCAAGGCGATCATCCTTCAGACCATCGGTTTCCTGTGCGACCATGTTGAAATCCTCTACGATATCGACATTTCCTTTCGGCAGTTCGCTGCCGGTCTAGGCATGAGGCTCGAGCGCACCGAATCGTTAAATGGGTCGCCGATCCTAACCGAGGCCCTTGCCGACCTGAGTGCACAATCGCTGGGCCGGCTGGCACTGCGTCTTGCGGATCCGCAGGCTCAACCCGTCCCAGCGGGAAGCTGA